A DNA window from Mastacembelus armatus chromosome 11, fMasArm1.2, whole genome shotgun sequence contains the following coding sequences:
- the nfyc gene encoding nuclear transcription factor Y subunit gamma isoform X5: MSADAFGAGGSDAQQTLQSFWPRVMEEIRNLTVDFRVQELPLARIKKIMKLDEDVKMISAEAPVLFAKAAQIFITELTLRAWIHTEDNKRRTLQRNDIAMAITKFDQFDFLIDIVPRDDLKPPKRQEEMRQSVAPAEPVQYYFTLAQQPGAVQVQGTQQGQQTGAQTAATIQPGQIIIAQPQQGQSAPVAMQVGEGQQVQIVQAAAAQGQAQTGQTQGQTMQVMQQIITNTGEIQQIPVQLNTGQLQYIRLAQPVSGAQVVQGQIQTLANTQQITQTEVQQGQQQFNQFTDGQQLYQIQQVTMPAGQELAQPMFIQSTNQTADTQVTQVSTD; encoded by the exons ATGTCTGCAGATGCGTTTGGAGCTGGTGGGAGCGATGCCCAGCAAACCCTGCAGTCCTTCTGGCCTCGTGTCATGGAGGAGATCAGGAACCTGACTGTG GATTTCCGTGTGCAGGAGCTGCCTCTGGCTCGAATCAAGAAAATCATGAAGCTGGATGAGGACGTTAAA ATGATCAGTGCAGAGGCTCCAGTCCTGTTTGCCAAAGCAGCTCAGATCTTCATCACAGAGCTCACCCTCAGAGCGTGGATCCACACTGAGGACAACAAGAGACGCACACTACAG AGGAATGACATCGCCATGGCAATAACAAAGTTTGACCAGTTTGACTTCCTGATCGACATTGTGCCCAGAGACGACCTGAAGCCACCTAAACGACAG GAGGAGATGCGTCAGTCAGTAGCCCCAGCGGAGCCGGTGCAGTACTACTTTACCTTGGCCCAGCAGCCCGGAGCTGTGCAAGTGCAGGGGACACAGCAGGGCCAGCAGACCGGCGCACAAACAGCCGCAACCATCCAGCCTGGACAGATCATCATCGCACAGCCACAGCAAGGACAG agTGCTCCAGTGGCCATGCAGGTGGGTGAGGGACAACAGGTACAGATTGTCCAGGCTGCCGCAGCCCAGGGTCAGGCTCAGACAGGCCAAACCCAAGGCCAGACCATGCAGGTCATGCAGCAGATCATCACCAACACCGGAGAGATCCAGCAAATCCCG GTGCAACTAAACACGGGCCAGCTACAGTACATCCGTCTAGCCCAGCCTGTCTCTGGAGCGCAAGTGGTCCAAGGACAGATTCAGACTCTCGCCAACACCCAGCAG ATCACACAGACAGAGGTGCAGCAAGGACAGCAACAATTCAACCAGTTTACTGATGGACAG CAGCTGTATCAAATTCAGCAGGTGACGATGCCAGCAGGACAGGAGCTGGCCCAACCAATGTTCATTCAGTCCACCAACCAGACAGCTgacacacaggtcacacaggtcAGCACTGACTGA
- the nfyc gene encoding nuclear transcription factor Y subunit gamma isoform X3 codes for MSADAFGAGGSDAQQTLQSFWPRVMEEIRNLTVKDFRVQELPLARIKKIMKLDEDVKMISAEAPVLFAKAAQIFITELTLRAWIHTEDNKRRTLQRNDIAMAITKFDQFDFLIDIVPRDDLKPPKRQEEMRQSVAPAEPVQYYFTLAQQPGAVQVQGTQQGQQTGAQTAATIQPGQIIIAQPQQGQMLQGATMQQLQQVQVQSQGTPITSAPVAMQVGEGQQVQIVQAAAAQGQAQTGQTQGQTMQVMQQIITNTGEIQQIPVQLNTGQLQYIRLAQPVSGAQVVQGQIQTLANTQQITQTEVQQGQQQFNQFTDGQLYQIQQVTMPAGQELAQPMFIQSTNQTADTQVTQVSTD; via the exons ATGTCTGCAGATGCGTTTGGAGCTGGTGGGAGCGATGCCCAGCAAACCCTGCAGTCCTTCTGGCCTCGTGTCATGGAGGAGATCAGGAACCTGACTGTG AAGGATTTCCGTGTGCAGGAGCTGCCTCTGGCTCGAATCAAGAAAATCATGAAGCTGGATGAGGACGTTAAA ATGATCAGTGCAGAGGCTCCAGTCCTGTTTGCCAAAGCAGCTCAGATCTTCATCACAGAGCTCACCCTCAGAGCGTGGATCCACACTGAGGACAACAAGAGACGCACACTACAG AGGAATGACATCGCCATGGCAATAACAAAGTTTGACCAGTTTGACTTCCTGATCGACATTGTGCCCAGAGACGACCTGAAGCCACCTAAACGACAG GAGGAGATGCGTCAGTCAGTAGCCCCAGCGGAGCCGGTGCAGTACTACTTTACCTTGGCCCAGCAGCCCGGAGCTGTGCAAGTGCAGGGGACACAGCAGGGCCAGCAGACCGGCGCACAAACAGCCGCAACCATCCAGCCTGGACAGATCATCATCGCACAGCCACAGCAAGGACAG ATGCTGCAAGGTGCCACCATGCAGCAGTTACAGCAAGTGCAGGTGCAATCACAGGGCACACCCATCACg agTGCTCCAGTGGCCATGCAGGTGGGTGAGGGACAACAGGTACAGATTGTCCAGGCTGCCGCAGCCCAGGGTCAGGCTCAGACAGGCCAAACCCAAGGCCAGACCATGCAGGTCATGCAGCAGATCATCACCAACACCGGAGAGATCCAGCAAATCCCG GTGCAACTAAACACGGGCCAGCTACAGTACATCCGTCTAGCCCAGCCTGTCTCTGGAGCGCAAGTGGTCCAAGGACAGATTCAGACTCTCGCCAACACCCAGCAG ATCACACAGACAGAGGTGCAGCAAGGACAGCAACAATTCAACCAGTTTACTGATGGACAG CTGTATCAAATTCAGCAGGTGACGATGCCAGCAGGACAGGAGCTGGCCCAACCAATGTTCATTCAGTCCACCAACCAGACAGCTgacacacaggtcacacaggtcAGCACTGACTGA
- the nfyc gene encoding nuclear transcription factor Y subunit gamma isoform X2 produces MSADAFGAGGSDAQQTLQSFWPRVMEEIRNLTVDFRVQELPLARIKKIMKLDEDVKMISAEAPVLFAKAAQIFITELTLRAWIHTEDNKRRTLQRNDIAMAITKFDQFDFLIDIVPRDDLKPPKRQEEMRQSVAPAEPVQYYFTLAQQPGAVQVQGTQQGQQTGAQTAATIQPGQIIIAQPQQGQMLQGATMQQLQQVQVQSQGTPITSAPVAMQVGEGQQVQIVQAAAAQGQAQTGQTQGQTMQVMQQIITNTGEIQQIPVQLNTGQLQYIRLAQPVSGAQVVQGQIQTLANTQQITQTEVQQGQQQFNQFTDGQQLYQIQQVTMPAGQELAQPMFIQSTNQTADTQVTQVSTD; encoded by the exons ATGTCTGCAGATGCGTTTGGAGCTGGTGGGAGCGATGCCCAGCAAACCCTGCAGTCCTTCTGGCCTCGTGTCATGGAGGAGATCAGGAACCTGACTGTG GATTTCCGTGTGCAGGAGCTGCCTCTGGCTCGAATCAAGAAAATCATGAAGCTGGATGAGGACGTTAAA ATGATCAGTGCAGAGGCTCCAGTCCTGTTTGCCAAAGCAGCTCAGATCTTCATCACAGAGCTCACCCTCAGAGCGTGGATCCACACTGAGGACAACAAGAGACGCACACTACAG AGGAATGACATCGCCATGGCAATAACAAAGTTTGACCAGTTTGACTTCCTGATCGACATTGTGCCCAGAGACGACCTGAAGCCACCTAAACGACAG GAGGAGATGCGTCAGTCAGTAGCCCCAGCGGAGCCGGTGCAGTACTACTTTACCTTGGCCCAGCAGCCCGGAGCTGTGCAAGTGCAGGGGACACAGCAGGGCCAGCAGACCGGCGCACAAACAGCCGCAACCATCCAGCCTGGACAGATCATCATCGCACAGCCACAGCAAGGACAG ATGCTGCAAGGTGCCACCATGCAGCAGTTACAGCAAGTGCAGGTGCAATCACAGGGCACACCCATCACg agTGCTCCAGTGGCCATGCAGGTGGGTGAGGGACAACAGGTACAGATTGTCCAGGCTGCCGCAGCCCAGGGTCAGGCTCAGACAGGCCAAACCCAAGGCCAGACCATGCAGGTCATGCAGCAGATCATCACCAACACCGGAGAGATCCAGCAAATCCCG GTGCAACTAAACACGGGCCAGCTACAGTACATCCGTCTAGCCCAGCCTGTCTCTGGAGCGCAAGTGGTCCAAGGACAGATTCAGACTCTCGCCAACACCCAGCAG ATCACACAGACAGAGGTGCAGCAAGGACAGCAACAATTCAACCAGTTTACTGATGGACAG CAGCTGTATCAAATTCAGCAGGTGACGATGCCAGCAGGACAGGAGCTGGCCCAACCAATGTTCATTCAGTCCACCAACCAGACAGCTgacacacaggtcacacaggtcAGCACTGACTGA
- the nfyc gene encoding nuclear transcription factor Y subunit gamma isoform X1 has translation MSADAFGAGGSDAQQTLQSFWPRVMEEIRNLTVKDFRVQELPLARIKKIMKLDEDVKMISAEAPVLFAKAAQIFITELTLRAWIHTEDNKRRTLQRNDIAMAITKFDQFDFLIDIVPRDDLKPPKRQEEMRQSVAPAEPVQYYFTLAQQPGAVQVQGTQQGQQTGAQTAATIQPGQIIIAQPQQGQMLQGATMQQLQQVQVQSQGTPITSAPVAMQVGEGQQVQIVQAAAAQGQAQTGQTQGQTMQVMQQIITNTGEIQQIPVQLNTGQLQYIRLAQPVSGAQVVQGQIQTLANTQQITQTEVQQGQQQFNQFTDGQQLYQIQQVTMPAGQELAQPMFIQSTNQTADTQVTQVSTD, from the exons ATGTCTGCAGATGCGTTTGGAGCTGGTGGGAGCGATGCCCAGCAAACCCTGCAGTCCTTCTGGCCTCGTGTCATGGAGGAGATCAGGAACCTGACTGTG AAGGATTTCCGTGTGCAGGAGCTGCCTCTGGCTCGAATCAAGAAAATCATGAAGCTGGATGAGGACGTTAAA ATGATCAGTGCAGAGGCTCCAGTCCTGTTTGCCAAAGCAGCTCAGATCTTCATCACAGAGCTCACCCTCAGAGCGTGGATCCACACTGAGGACAACAAGAGACGCACACTACAG AGGAATGACATCGCCATGGCAATAACAAAGTTTGACCAGTTTGACTTCCTGATCGACATTGTGCCCAGAGACGACCTGAAGCCACCTAAACGACAG GAGGAGATGCGTCAGTCAGTAGCCCCAGCGGAGCCGGTGCAGTACTACTTTACCTTGGCCCAGCAGCCCGGAGCTGTGCAAGTGCAGGGGACACAGCAGGGCCAGCAGACCGGCGCACAAACAGCCGCAACCATCCAGCCTGGACAGATCATCATCGCACAGCCACAGCAAGGACAG ATGCTGCAAGGTGCCACCATGCAGCAGTTACAGCAAGTGCAGGTGCAATCACAGGGCACACCCATCACg agTGCTCCAGTGGCCATGCAGGTGGGTGAGGGACAACAGGTACAGATTGTCCAGGCTGCCGCAGCCCAGGGTCAGGCTCAGACAGGCCAAACCCAAGGCCAGACCATGCAGGTCATGCAGCAGATCATCACCAACACCGGAGAGATCCAGCAAATCCCG GTGCAACTAAACACGGGCCAGCTACAGTACATCCGTCTAGCCCAGCCTGTCTCTGGAGCGCAAGTGGTCCAAGGACAGATTCAGACTCTCGCCAACACCCAGCAG ATCACACAGACAGAGGTGCAGCAAGGACAGCAACAATTCAACCAGTTTACTGATGGACAG CAGCTGTATCAAATTCAGCAGGTGACGATGCCAGCAGGACAGGAGCTGGCCCAACCAATGTTCATTCAGTCCACCAACCAGACAGCTgacacacaggtcacacaggtcAGCACTGACTGA
- the nfyc gene encoding nuclear transcription factor Y subunit gamma isoform X4 has protein sequence MSADAFGAGGSDAQQTLQSFWPRVMEEIRNLTVKDFRVQELPLARIKKIMKLDEDVKMISAEAPVLFAKAAQIFITELTLRAWIHTEDNKRRTLQRNDIAMAITKFDQFDFLIDIVPRDDLKPPKRQEEMRQSVAPAEPVQYYFTLAQQPGAVQVQGTQQGQQTGAQTAATIQPGQIIIAQPQQGQSAPVAMQVGEGQQVQIVQAAAAQGQAQTGQTQGQTMQVMQQIITNTGEIQQIPVQLNTGQLQYIRLAQPVSGAQVVQGQIQTLANTQQITQTEVQQGQQQFNQFTDGQQLYQIQQVTMPAGQELAQPMFIQSTNQTADTQVTQVSTD, from the exons ATGTCTGCAGATGCGTTTGGAGCTGGTGGGAGCGATGCCCAGCAAACCCTGCAGTCCTTCTGGCCTCGTGTCATGGAGGAGATCAGGAACCTGACTGTG AAGGATTTCCGTGTGCAGGAGCTGCCTCTGGCTCGAATCAAGAAAATCATGAAGCTGGATGAGGACGTTAAA ATGATCAGTGCAGAGGCTCCAGTCCTGTTTGCCAAAGCAGCTCAGATCTTCATCACAGAGCTCACCCTCAGAGCGTGGATCCACACTGAGGACAACAAGAGACGCACACTACAG AGGAATGACATCGCCATGGCAATAACAAAGTTTGACCAGTTTGACTTCCTGATCGACATTGTGCCCAGAGACGACCTGAAGCCACCTAAACGACAG GAGGAGATGCGTCAGTCAGTAGCCCCAGCGGAGCCGGTGCAGTACTACTTTACCTTGGCCCAGCAGCCCGGAGCTGTGCAAGTGCAGGGGACACAGCAGGGCCAGCAGACCGGCGCACAAACAGCCGCAACCATCCAGCCTGGACAGATCATCATCGCACAGCCACAGCAAGGACAG agTGCTCCAGTGGCCATGCAGGTGGGTGAGGGACAACAGGTACAGATTGTCCAGGCTGCCGCAGCCCAGGGTCAGGCTCAGACAGGCCAAACCCAAGGCCAGACCATGCAGGTCATGCAGCAGATCATCACCAACACCGGAGAGATCCAGCAAATCCCG GTGCAACTAAACACGGGCCAGCTACAGTACATCCGTCTAGCCCAGCCTGTCTCTGGAGCGCAAGTGGTCCAAGGACAGATTCAGACTCTCGCCAACACCCAGCAG ATCACACAGACAGAGGTGCAGCAAGGACAGCAACAATTCAACCAGTTTACTGATGGACAG CAGCTGTATCAAATTCAGCAGGTGACGATGCCAGCAGGACAGGAGCTGGCCCAACCAATGTTCATTCAGTCCACCAACCAGACAGCTgacacacaggtcacacaggtcAGCACTGACTGA
- the nfyc gene encoding nuclear transcription factor Y subunit gamma isoform X6 → MSADAFGAGGSDAQQTLQSFWPRVMEEIRNLTVKDFRVQELPLARIKKIMKLDEDVKMISAEAPVLFAKAAQIFITELTLRAWIHTEDNKRRTLQRNDIAMAITKFDQFDFLIDIVPRDDLKPPKRQEEMRQSVAPAEPVQYYFTLAQQPGAVQVQGTQQGQQTGAQTAATIQPGQIIIAQPQQGQSAPVAMQVGEGQQVQIVQAAAAQGQAQTGQTQGQTMQVMQQIITNTGEIQQIPVQLNTGQLQYIRLAQPVSGAQVVQGQIQTLANTQQITQTEVQQGQQQFNQFTDGQLYQIQQVTMPAGQELAQPMFIQSTNQTADTQVTQVSTD, encoded by the exons ATGTCTGCAGATGCGTTTGGAGCTGGTGGGAGCGATGCCCAGCAAACCCTGCAGTCCTTCTGGCCTCGTGTCATGGAGGAGATCAGGAACCTGACTGTG AAGGATTTCCGTGTGCAGGAGCTGCCTCTGGCTCGAATCAAGAAAATCATGAAGCTGGATGAGGACGTTAAA ATGATCAGTGCAGAGGCTCCAGTCCTGTTTGCCAAAGCAGCTCAGATCTTCATCACAGAGCTCACCCTCAGAGCGTGGATCCACACTGAGGACAACAAGAGACGCACACTACAG AGGAATGACATCGCCATGGCAATAACAAAGTTTGACCAGTTTGACTTCCTGATCGACATTGTGCCCAGAGACGACCTGAAGCCACCTAAACGACAG GAGGAGATGCGTCAGTCAGTAGCCCCAGCGGAGCCGGTGCAGTACTACTTTACCTTGGCCCAGCAGCCCGGAGCTGTGCAAGTGCAGGGGACACAGCAGGGCCAGCAGACCGGCGCACAAACAGCCGCAACCATCCAGCCTGGACAGATCATCATCGCACAGCCACAGCAAGGACAG agTGCTCCAGTGGCCATGCAGGTGGGTGAGGGACAACAGGTACAGATTGTCCAGGCTGCCGCAGCCCAGGGTCAGGCTCAGACAGGCCAAACCCAAGGCCAGACCATGCAGGTCATGCAGCAGATCATCACCAACACCGGAGAGATCCAGCAAATCCCG GTGCAACTAAACACGGGCCAGCTACAGTACATCCGTCTAGCCCAGCCTGTCTCTGGAGCGCAAGTGGTCCAAGGACAGATTCAGACTCTCGCCAACACCCAGCAG ATCACACAGACAGAGGTGCAGCAAGGACAGCAACAATTCAACCAGTTTACTGATGGACAG CTGTATCAAATTCAGCAGGTGACGATGCCAGCAGGACAGGAGCTGGCCCAACCAATGTTCATTCAGTCCACCAACCAGACAGCTgacacacaggtcacacaggtcAGCACTGACTGA